AAACCGTGGCAAAGACCAGCAACAATATCTTCTCTGGAATGACCTATCTGCTGTTTGTGAATCATATCAGATTCAGCAAAAACCGTGCACCTGGAACCTACGATTGTTGGTTGTTTTGATTTTAAAGCAATTTGGCCGAATTCTTCTATTGGAATTCCCAACCTAAAAGCTTGGGCGTCAAGAAAACTTCCGGTACCCGCAGCACAAATAAGATTCATGGCAAAATCAACCACCACTCCGTTTTCTAAAATAATAATTTTCGAATCTTGTCCACCAATTTCAATAACTGTTTTGACTTCAGGAATAAAAAAGTTTACCCCCTTGGCGTGGGCAGAAATCTCATTCTTAACTAAATCGGCTCCAACTACTACTCCGGCTAAATATCTGGCAGATCCTGTTGTTCCTACTCCGGTAATTTCGATATTGTGAGGAGTCTTTCCTCGAAGGCGTTTCAAACCATTCTGAATCGCCCTAATAGGATTACCTTCCGTTCGAAGATAAAGAGCGCACAACACATGGTTATTTTCGTCAATTAAGGTCAATTTTGTTGAAATAGAACCAACGTCAACGCCAAGATAAGTATTCATAATAAAGATAAAATTATTGATTACCTGCTCCGCACTGTTTCGAAGGAATTAGTGCGTGGTTAATTATTACTTTGATTTCATTAAATCGACGAAAGCTTCTAATCTGGTTTGGATCCCTGCTTCGGCCGTCTGTTCATCTAAAGAGATAGAAAGAAATGGAAGTTTTTTTTCTTGGCTAATTTTTTGTAAGATTGGCCTAACGGTAACTTCCGGCATACAACCGAATGGTAATAAGTGAATAACACCGTCGAATCCCTTTCTAGCATATTCCAGTATTTCTTCAATTGCCTGACGACCGTGGCCGCCAACCGTTGTTTTTAGGTACGGATTTACTTTCCTTTGAAGTAACCATTCATTCCAGGGAGGAAAACCGCCCTTTAAGTGCTGAGTAAGGTTTAATTTCCTATGCACCGTAATGTTCATCTCGCCTAATTTTTTATCTAAATCAAAATTGACCCCTCCATCGATAATGGTATAAATTTCTCCGACTATCCCTACGCTCAAAATCTTTCGATTTTGATCTATTTTAATTTCGGAGAATTTTCCCCAAGTCTCTTTTTTAAGTTCAGATATTTTTTTTAAACTAGTGGTCTGCGTTAGTTTTTTTAGGGCCGTATTTAAAACTTTGTCTGTCTGACCCTTTTCTTTTTCTCTTGGTCTAAAGTATTGAGCTTTTTCTTCCAGTTTTTCAATAAAATTAATTTCTTTAAAAAAAACGCGGACTGCCTCGAGAAGTTTCCAAAATGAAATTTTGTTTGATTTTTTTATTTCTAAAATCCGGGAAAGAAGGTTTTGGGAATTGAAATTTAAAACTTTTATCTTGAAACCGGCCTCTCTTAAGGCTTTTTCTTGAATTATCCAATAATATCTCAACCTACAACTCCCTCCAAGATTTTCCCACATTATAACGGTATCGGCTCCTTTTCTTATGGCTGGGAGATAGTTTCCAATATTAACCTTCAGTGGAAAACAAAAAAGTTCTGGAGAAAGTTTTACCCCTTCTTCAATGACTTTTGGGTTGGTTTTTTCCGGTAAGATAACTTCGAAGCCTAATTTTCGAAGCAAGGTTTGAAAAGCTATGGTGTAA
The genomic region above belongs to Candidatus Nealsonbacteria bacterium and contains:
- a CDS encoding 2-hydroxyglutaryl-CoA dehydratase, with the translated sequence MNTYLGVDVGSISTKLTLIDENNHVLCALYLRTEGNPIRAIQNGLKRLRGKTPHNIEITGVGTTGSARYLAGVVVGADLVKNEISAHAKGVNFFIPEVKTVIEIGGQDSKIIILENGVVVDFAMNLICAAGTGSFLDAQAFRLGIPIEEFGQIALKSKQPTIVGSRCTVFAESDMIHKQQIGHSREDIVAGLCHGLARNFLANIAKGKKILPPIVFLGGVSENLGMRKAFNNVLGEEVIVPKHNTVMGALGAALLAKENIQGKTKFRGWGVSDQDIKCTSFQCKGCPNLCEVIEARIEGKVVSMWNDRCGKYSSLKFQ